Proteins encoded in a region of the Anopheles ziemanni chromosome 2, idAnoZiCoDA_A2_x.2, whole genome shotgun sequence genome:
- the LOC131281386 gene encoding pescadillo homolog, whose protein sequence is MVKRFHKYKTGEGALYYTRKAAMNKLQLSMRDFRQLCILKGIYPREPKNRARAQQGSRDIKILYHKKDITFLLHEPIVWTLRDRKIYNRRISEASHKKNGKLLNIRMNNYPEMKLDHIVKERYPTFIDAIKELDDCMTLLFLFSTFPASKVITRDLTKMARRLTVEFMHYIIVAQALRKVFVSIKGYYFQAEIKGETVTWIVPHYFPHSPHRGEMVDYGIMRSFADFFVVMAGFINFRLYHSVNLVYPPQFSHSLDSDETIDKEDSFISERIAALNTELLRSDGGNSGTAEEETETLDWTGINEDVPHVNQIREEAQSVQKLKTLFKGLKFFLNREVPREPLVFIIRCFGGKVSWDRKMYVGATFDESDETITHQIVDRPSVPKQYISRDYIQPQWLFDSVNQRKLLPTNKYFIGAVLPPHLSPFNRDNVIYVPPEELSLKQGGDDGNGNEFERPGRRRGEEQVSDDEEVVDTFKEQQEQVQRDYALLKAFNDEKTTDFNSGPDVNDAASDAEKNDQDAEGEDDEEQESSNAGAKKKSAQKKTGAPKGMAVVSGKVFKEDEVEQRKLTKQEEALRAKLVKSKHRKLYKMMMEKKKKAEKEANILAMKRAKIEKDKKRDQVTKRKEQRKKILT, encoded by the exons ATGGTGAAGCGATTTCACAAG TACAAAACGGGTGAGGGTGCCCTGTACTACACGCGGAAAGCTGCGATGAATAAACTGCAGCTATCCATGCGTGACTTCCGGCAGCTATGCATCCTGAAGGGAATTTATCCGCGCGAGCCGAAGAACCGGGCCCGTGCTCAGCAAGGCTCGCGGGATATCAAAATCCTGTATCACAAGAAAGACATCACCTTCTTGCTGCACGAACCGATCGTTTGGACACTGCGTGATCGTAAGATTTACAACCGACGCATCTCGGAAGCCTCGCACAAGAAAAATGGCAAGCTGCTAAATATCCGCATGAACAACTATCCAGAAATGAAGCTCGACCACATCGTCAAGGAGCGCTACCCGACGTTCATTGATGCGATCAAGGAGCTCGACGACTGTATGACCCTGCTGTTTCTGTTCAGCACCTTTCCGGCTTCGAAAGTTATTACCCGCGACCTGACGAAAATGGCCCGCAGGCTGACGGTCGAGTTTATGCACTACATCATCGTTGCTCAGGCGCTGCGCAAGGTGTTCGTTTCTATCAAAGGCTACTACTTCCAGGCGGAAATTAAGGGCGAAACGGTGACGTGGATCGTGCCACACTACTTCCCACACTCGCCGCATCGCGGGGAAATGGTTGATTATGGCATCATGCGATCGTTCGCGGACTTCTTCGTTGTGATGGCCGGGTTCATTAACTTCCGCCTGTACCATTCGGTCAATCTCGTGTACCCACCACAGTTTTCGCACTCGCTAGATTCTGATGAAACTATCGACAAAGAGGATTCATTTATTTCCGAACGCATTGCGGCCCTGAACACGGAGCTGCTTCGGTCGGACGGAGGCAACTCGGGTACGGCTGAGGAAGAAACGGAGACGCTCGATTGGACGGGCATCAACGAAGACGTACCGCACGTGAATCAGATCCGCGAGGAGGCGCAAAGCGTGCAGAAACTCAAAACGCTCTTTAAAGGTCTCAAGTTTTTCCTGAACCGTGAGGTGCCCCGTGAACCACTGGTGTTTATCATTCGTTGCTTCGGTGGTAAGGTGTCCTGGGATCGGAAAATGTATGTTGGCGCGACGTTCGACGAGTCGGACGAAACGATCACGCACCAGATCGTCGATCGGCCGAGCGTGCCCAAGCAGTACATTTCACGCGATTACATCCAACCGCAGTGGTTGTTCGATAGCGTTAACCAACGGAAGCTTCTACCCACGAACAAGTATTTCATCGGTGCCGTTCTGCCACCGCATCTGTCTCCGTTCAATCGGGACAATGTGATTTACGTACCGCCGGAGGAGCTGTCACTTAAGCAGGGCGGTGATGACGGAAACGGTAACGAGTTCGAGCGACCGGGTCGACGACGCGGTGAGGAACAGGTATCTGACGACGAGGAAGTGGTGGATACATTCAAAGAACAGCAGGAGCAGGTACAGCGTGATTATGCGCTGTTGAAGGCATTCAACGATGAGAAAACGACAGATTTTAATTCGGGCCCCGATGTGAACGATGCCGCCAGTGATGCGGAAAAGAACGATCAGGATGCGGAAGGAGAAGACGATGAGGAGCAAGAGAGCTCAAATGCCGGAGCAAAGAAGAAATCGGCCCAAAAGAAAACAGGTGCCCCGAAGGGTATGGCCGTCGTGAGTGGAAAGGTGTTCAAGGAGGATGAAGTCGAGCAGAGGAAATTAACCAAGCAGGAGGAGGCGCTCCGGGCGAAGTTGGTCAAATCGAAGCACCGTAAACTGTACAAGATGAtgatggagaagaaaaagaaggccGAAAAGGAGGCGAACATCCTGGCGATGAAGCGTGCGAAGATCGAGAAGGACAAGAAGCGCGACCAGGTGACGAAGCGGAAGGAAcagagaaagaaaattttgaCGTAA
- the LOC131287348 gene encoding uracil phosphoribosyltransferase homolog gives MCSGNESNGTTTPVLSENPADYGDNLKILDCNDQVKELQTIIRDKNTTRSDFKFYADRLIRLVIEESLNQLPYSDCSVVTPTGAIYDGLRYRSGNCGVSIIRSGEAMEQGLRDCCRSIRIGKILVESDAETHAAKVVYARFPDDIARRQVLLMYPIMATGNTVIQAVNVLKDHGVKESSIILSNLFCTPIAARMVVTAFPDLKILTSELNPVAPNHFGQKYFGTD, from the exons atgtgcAGCGGCAACGAAAGCAATGGCACGACCACGCCGGTACTTTCGGAAAATCCAGCTGATTATggtgataatttaaaaatactgGACTGTAACGATCAGGTGAAGGAGCTGCAGACGATCATCCGGGATAA AAACACCACGAGGAGCGATTTCAAATTCTACGCGGACCGGCTAATAAGGCTGGTGATCGAGGAAAGCCTTAATCAGCTACCATACTCGGACTGCTCGGTTGTCACGCCGACCGGCGCTATCTACGATGGGCTGCGGTACCGGTCGGGAAACTGCGGCGTGTCAATCATACGATCGGGTGAAGCGATGGAGCAG GGTTTGCGCGACTGCTGTCGATCGATACGAATCGGGAAGATTCTGGTCGAGTCGGACGCGGAAACACATGCGGCCAAGGTGGTTTACGCACGATTTCCCGATGACATTGCAAGGCGGCAGGTGCTACTGATGTACCCGATCATGGCAACGGGAAACACCGTAATACAG GCAGTGAACGTACTAAAGGATCACGGCGTTAAGGAAAGTTCGATCATCCTGTCGAACCTGTTCTGTACACCGATAGCCGCTCGGATGGTAGTGACGGCCTTTCCGGATCTGAAGATACTTACCTCCGAGTTAAATCCGGTCGCACCGAATCATTTCGGCCAGAAGTACTTCGGAACTGACTGA